The proteins below are encoded in one region of Heliangelus exortis chromosome 22, bHelExo1.hap1, whole genome shotgun sequence:
- the RGS3 gene encoding regulator of G-protein signaling 3 isoform X8: MSFCWGQGTLGLQGPPWQSSWSTTHPLGLLAAGQGVGLFHGLARCGLQGSEDRKFCILYLAEKSECLLSLEAYSQEQKKRICWCLAENITKQQHPAPAPTESKQVPVPPGIAGRAVNSTRGTREWCLERLGRLQLLLGTDIGNGSGRASAAPASAELGGPGLPGGDAARLAPCSGDATELLDLMLETDTEEPGQMHSEDGKAPKHDAPPATEPPAPAQPREALGATQRPLLLEKQLVAPQKGEEQPSSLPAFIIPELRLDSTFSQSAAGPAGGSTTDGEDEDEDEEEDDDEEEEDDDDEESDEHCLEGSEGKRSSMIETSGCPAGYTLSVQSSLRRRTHSEGSLLQEAKSHCFTSDTTLNCSDSQGTKGHWALPSPRTLKKELVKNSGSIHQLTLLFSGHRKLSGADPECSCDEGDETSRKKRSRNLAKDMKNRLGIFRRRNESPGANPSSKLDKVLKSLKPTPEEALKWGDSLEKLLLHKYGLAAFRAFLRTEFSEENLEFWLACEEFKKIKSQSKMVSKAKKIFAEYIAIQSCKEVNLDSYTREHTKENLQNITRSCFDLAQKRIYGLMEKDSYPRFLRSDLYLDIINQKKATSPL, from the exons ATGTCTTTTTGCTGGGGTCAGGGGACACTTGGCCTGCAGGGtcccccctggcagagcagctggagcacaACCCATCCCCTGGgactgctggcagcaggacaaGGAGTGGGGCTGTTCCATGGCTTAGCAAGATGTGGATTGCAAG GTTCAGAAGATCGGAAATTCTGCATCCTTTACCTGGCAGAG AAGTCGGAGTGCTTATTAAGTTTGGAGGCTTACTCCCAGGAGCAGAAGAAGAGGATCTGCTGGTGTCTGGCTGAGAACATCACCAAGCAGCAACATCCGGCACCGGCTCCTACAGAGAGCAAG caGGTCCCGGTGCCTCCAGGGATTGCTGGCAGGGCCGTAAATAGCACGAGGGGTACGAGGGAGTGGTGTCTGGAGAGGCTGGGGCGGCTTCAGCTGCTGCTCGGCACGGACATCGGGAACGGCAGCGGCAGAGCCAGCGCTGCACCAGCATCTGCCGAGCTGGGGGGGCCCGGGCTGCCGGGGGGAGATGCTGCTCGCTTGGCCCCCTGCAGCGGGGATGCAACTGAGCTCCTGGATTTG ATGCTGGAGACAGACACGGAGGAGCCGGGGCAGATGCACTCGGAGGACGGGAAGGCACCAAAGCACGATGCTCCTCCTGCCACAgagccaccagctccagcccagccccgggAGGCTCTGGGAGCCACCCAGCGTCCtcttctgctggaaaagcagtTGGTAGCTCCCcagaagggagaggagcagcccagctccctcccagccttCATCATCCCCGAGCTGCGGCTCGACAGCACCTTCAGCCAGAGCGCGGCGGGCCCGGCCGGCGGCAGCACCACCGATGGTGAGGATGAGGacgaggatgaggaggaagatgatgatgaggaagaggaggatgatgatgacGAGGAGAGCGACGAGCACTGCTTGGAGGGGAGCGAGGGGAAGCGCAGCAGCATGATCGAGACCTCGGGCTGCCCGGCTGGCTACACCCTGAGCGTGCAGAGCTCCCTGCGGCGCCGCACCCACAGCGAGGGCAGCCTCCTGCAGGAGGCCAAGAGCCACTGCTTCACCTCTGACACCACCCTCAACTGCTCTGACAGCCAAGGCACCAAGGGACACTGggccctgccctcccccaggACCCTCAAGAAAGAGTTGGTCAAAAACAGTGGCTCCATCCACCAGCTGACTCTGCTCTTCTCGGGCCACAGGAAG CTGAGTGGAGCTGACCCTGAATGCAGCTGTGACGAAGGGGATGAGACCTCCCGCAAGAAACGGAGCAGGAACCT AGCCAAGGACATGAAGAACCGGCTGGGGATTTTTCGGCGGCGAAATGAGTCTCCCGGAGCCAACCCCTCCAGCAAGCTGGACAAAGTCCTCAAATCACTCAA GCCCACTCCCGAGGAAGCTCTCAAGTGGGGGGACtccctggagaagctgctgctgcacaaaT ATGGACTCGCTGCCTTCAGGGCTTTCCTGCGCACCGAGTTCAGCGAGGAGAACCTGGAATTCTGGCTGGCCTGTGAGGAGTTCAAGAAGATCAAATCTCAGTCCAAGATGGTCTCCAAGGCCAAGAAAATCTTTGCCGAGTACATCGCCATCCAGTCCTGCAAGGAG GTCAACCTGGACTCCTACACACGGGAGCACACCAAGGAGAACCTGCAGAACATCACCCGCAGCTGCTTTGACCTTGCTCAGAAGAGGATTTATGGGCTGATGGAGAAGGACTCCTACCCCCGCTTCCTCCGCTCTGACTTGTACTTAGACATAATTAACCAGAAGAAAGCCACCTCCCCACTGTAG
- the RGS3 gene encoding regulator of G-protein signaling 3 isoform X9, which produces MPFFRDLSKPQPLEFHAEMLLGVQRPHNGSLQRRHTMKEAKDMKNRLGIFRRRNESPGANPSSKLDKVLKSLKPTPEEALKWGDSLEKLLLHKYGLAAFRAFLRTEFSEENLEFWLACEEFKKIKSQSKMVSKAKKIFAEYIAIQSCKEVNLDSYTREHTKENLQNITRSCFDLAQKRIYGLMEKDSYPRFLRSDLYLDIINQKKATSPL; this is translated from the exons ATGCCCTTTTTCCGTGATCTTTCCAAACCCCAACCCCTGGAGTTTCACGCTGAGATGTTGCTGGGTGTCCAGAGGCCCCACAACGGGAGCCTGCAGCGCCGGCACACCATGAAGGA AGCCAAGGACATGAAGAACCGGCTGGGGATTTTTCGGCGGCGAAATGAGTCTCCCGGAGCCAACCCCTCCAGCAAGCTGGACAAAGTCCTCAAATCACTCAA GCCCACTCCCGAGGAAGCTCTCAAGTGGGGGGACtccctggagaagctgctgctgcacaaaT ATGGACTCGCTGCCTTCAGGGCTTTCCTGCGCACCGAGTTCAGCGAGGAGAACCTGGAATTCTGGCTGGCCTGTGAGGAGTTCAAGAAGATCAAATCTCAGTCCAAGATGGTCTCCAAGGCCAAGAAAATCTTTGCCGAGTACATCGCCATCCAGTCCTGCAAGGAG GTCAACCTGGACTCCTACACACGGGAGCACACCAAGGAGAACCTGCAGAACATCACCCGCAGCTGCTTTGACCTTGCTCAGAAGAGGATTTATGGGCTGATGGAGAAGGACTCCTACCCCCGCTTCCTCCGCTCTGACTTGTACTTAGACATAATTAACCAGAAGAAAGCCACCTCCCCACTGTAG